Part of the Moraxella ovis genome is shown below.
TTTCAATTATTTTGATGGGCAGTCTTTGATTTGCCACCCTGCCTAACTTCTGCTACACTAACTCAAATCCATTTAACCAATCAGCCATGACCATTCGCGCCTTTCTTGGCGGCTCATTCGACCCTGTACATCTGTCACACCTACAGATGGCGACACACGTGCATCAGGCGATTAGCCAATTCATTCAAAATGATCCACGTGGTCAATTTGCCCAGATTGATGTCAGTCTACTGCCCACGGCAGGCAACCCCTTTAAGGGCAAACCCACAGCAGATACTCATCGCCTAGAGATGCTGCACCTTGCTACCCAAGGCACGCCCATTAACATCGACACGCACGAGCTGACTCAGACGCCACCCGTCTATACCATCAATACTGCCCGTCATCTGCGTCAAATTTACCCCAATGATCGGCTGATTTTTATCATGGGACAAGACAGTCTACACGCCCTACCTACTTGGAAAGACGGCGATGAGATTTTGGATTTTGTGAATATTTGGGCGTTCATGCGCGGTGATTTTAAGCCCGTTGGTGATTTATCCGATCAAGTATTAGAAAATTTAACGGATGATTTAGGTGAATTTTTGCCCCAAAACGGCAGAATCTATCAAGACAGCACGCCCATCACCGCCATGTCATCATCCATGGTTCGTAAGATGCTTACAGATCACAACCCAGAAGCAAGGCAATTTTTGACAAAAATGGTGCTGGATTATATTGACAAACACGCCATTTATGCCTAAATTATGCTATAATAATCAGTTATTCAACACGAAAGTCGATCAAACACATGACCAACAAACAAAACACTCAAAACCTAAGCCTAGATGAGCAAGTTAAACTTGCCACCGAAGCTCTGGACGACCTAAAAGCCAAAGAAATCACCGTAATGACGGTTGAGCATTTGACCGAAGTTGCCGAGCGCATCGTCATCGCTAACGCCACTTCAAAACGCCACGTTAAGGCACTTGCTGACAAGCTCGGCGCTGCTGCCAAAGAAGCAGGCCTGATGCCACTGGGCCGTGAAGGCGATAAAGACAGCGACTGGACATTGGTGGACCTAGGCGCGGTTGTGGTGCACATCATGACCCCGCAGGCTCGCGAATTCTATGACCTAGAAGGTCTTTGGTCATCACCAGAAGCCCTGCAAGCTCTGGCTGTCCAAAAAGCGTAATTCACACACCCTAAACCGCCCTAACTCACTAGGGCGGTTTTTTATTTGCCAAAAATCTTTTATAATAAGTGATTTAAAATTTGGAAAATGATACTTATGGACTTGGACGACCTTATCAGCTTTGACCGCACCCACCTTTGGCACCCTTATGCCAGCCTGCCACCTACCTATGACAATCATCTCATCAGTCATGCTGATGGTGTACAGCTCTACATGGCGGACGGCACGCCACTCATAGACGGTATGTCGTCATGGTGGGCAAGCATTCACGGCTACAACCATCCCCGCCTAAACCATGCCATGACAGAACAGCTTGGCAAGATGGGCCATGTGATGTTTGGCGGACTCACCCACGCACCTGCCATTGAGCTTGGCGAGCGACTTTTGGGCATCACCCCCAAAAACTTGACCAAAATATTCTATGCCGACAGCGGTAGTGTGGCGGTGGAAGTCGCCCTAAAAATGGCACTGCAATACCAACTGGCACGGGGTCTGCCCCACAAAAACGCCTTTGCCAGCACGCACTCGGGCTATCATGGCGACACATGGCATGCCATGAGCGTATGCGACCCTGTGAACAGTATGCACGCCATGTACGGTAAACAGCTCCCCACGCAGTATTTTTTGCCGTCTCCGCCTTTGGGTTTTGATACGCCACTGAATGATGAGACACGGCTTGACATGGATAGGTTTTTTGGGCGGTATCATGACAGATTGGCAGGGTTTATCATCGAGCCGATCGTACAGGGGGCAGGTGGTATGCGGTTTTATTCACCCGAGTATCTGTCGCACCTGCACGCCCTTTGTCAGTATTATGACGTGCTACTGATTTGTGATGAGATAGCCACAGGCTTTGGGCGAAGTGGGGCGATGTTTGCGGTCAATCACGCAGGTATCTGCCCTGACATCATGACCCTTGGTAAGGCATTGACGGGCGGTTATATGAGCTTTGGGGCAACCATGACCACCGATAAAGTGGCAAATACCATTCATGACAGCCTCTACCCTGCTCTCATGCATGGCCCTACATTCATGGGCAATCCCTTGGCGTGTGCGGTGGCGTGTAAGAGCATTGATATGGTACTGGCTATGGATAGCCCAACTGTCGCTCGTGCCATGCAGGACAAGCTCTCTGCCCACCTGTCGCCATTAACATCATGGCAACAAGTGGCGGACGTACGAGTGCTTGGAGCGATAGGCGTGATTGAGATGAGGCAGCCGATAAATATGCCCATTTTTCAGGCACTGTTGCCAAAATACGGCATTTGGGTGCGACCCTTTGGCAAACTTGTGTATCTAATGCCTGCGTATGTGATGAGTGATGAGGATTTGGCGTTATTGTGCGGTAAATTGGTTGAGCTTTTAAAAGAGTATTTTTACGGAGACACGCCATGACCACCCTATTCATCACAGGCATCGACACTGACATCGGCAAAACTTATGCCACAGGGGTACTGGCTCGCCACCTGCTTGATTATGGTAAATCGGTCATCACCCAAAAGCTGATACAAACAGGCGTGACAGGCAACATCGCCGATGACATCATCACGCATCGCACGCTGATGGGGATAGACTTATATGAAGTGGACAAAGATGGTACGACCTGCCCCATTACACTTATCAAGCCTGCCAGTCCGCACTTATCGGCTCGCCTAGAAAATCAAACCATCGATGTTTGCCAAATTGACCACGCCACCCGTCTTTTGGAGCGTCAATTTGATACCGTGCTGTTAGAGGGGGCAGGTGGAGTACTTGTGCCTTTGACAAACCATCTTTTGACATTAGATTACATCAAAACGCACGACTATCCTGTGATTGTGGTTACATCGGCTCGCTTAGGTAGCATCAATCACACCCTACTGACCTTAGAGGCGATACACGCTCGGGGGCTTAGACTCTTTGCGGTAGTGTTTAACCATCACTTTGATACTGATGGCGACATCAGTGCCGACACGCTAAGCTTTTTGCAAAACCATGTGAGAGAAAATTACCCCACCGCCTTATTTTTGCGACTTGATGGCGGGCAAATCATGGCATTTGATGAAGTGGCGGATAGGTTTTAGACAACCTTATAATACCACGCATACCGCACCCCAAAACCAATCTCCATAAGGCTTGCCAAAATCCGCCCCGTCAGCCCCCACACCACCTCAGGCACACCGTCATCATCGCAGTCATAGACCCACGCAGGGGTGTGGAGTTTGGCAGTTTTGTTGGGTGGCATTCTTTGAAATGCCCGATCCATAGGGACGGTTTGTAGAACTTCAAAGGGTAGCCAAAACAGCCGAGCTATCTCGTCCTCGCTGGGGACGAGCTTATCCACCACCTCCGCCCCCACGCAGGCGACCACAGGACGAACCAGTAAGCCCTTTTTGGAAATCTGCATCGGCAAATACCCCAAAATCTGGGCGTCCGCCCCAACAAGACCCACCTCCTCGCACGCCTCACGCAAGGCAACTTCTGCCGAGCTTTTGTCCGTGTCATCTCGTTTGCCACCGACTAAGGACACCTCCCCTGCATGGCTATTTAGACTAGCCGACCGCCGTGTGAGAAGAAGGCGTGGGCGCGGCTCATCGGTGATGACAATCAGCACACACGCCTGTGGGGGTGGGTTGTCATTTAATAATTTTTGATAATGCTTTATCGCACCCTCACGCACCAGCCCCGTCAAAAGCTCGTTGTTATCCGTATAAGGCAAAATATCCACGCCCCGATAGTCCGCTAGGGCTTGGGCGAGCGTATAAAAGCGGTGCGTGATTGGTAAATTTACCGTTTGTTTATCTATAAATACGCTGTCTTTATCATTCATAAAATCATTTGTCATTTTACTTATTTTCATTTAAACTGACCCTATTTATCCTATCATACCATCATGTCCTTTTGCTTACAATGCGGCCGCCCCGCCGCCCACGCCATCCCCGAAGGCGACACTCGTCCACGCCTGGTCTGCACGTCCTGCGGTCATATTCATTACGAGAATCCCAAGATGATCTGTGGGGTACTTGCCCTTCATCAAGATAAAATCCTGCTGTGTCGCCGAGCCATTGAGCCACGTTATGGACTGTGGACACTCCCTGCTGGCTTTATGGAAAATGGCGAAACCATGGCGGACGGCGCAAAACGTGAAACGATCGAAGAAGCCGAAGGCGTGGCGGAGAATCTGAAACTCTACGCCCTATTTGATTTACCCCAATGGGGGCAGATTCACGCCATGTATCTTGCCAACTTACAAGACGGTAAATTTGGCGTTGGTAGTGAAAGCTTAGAATGCGGACTATTTTCCCCTGATGAAATAGACATGGAAAATTTGGCGTTTGAGACGGTCAAGCAGACCATTGAACATTATTTGGCAGATAAAGCAGCATTGGAAAAATTAGGCAAAGACAGTGATGACTTTAGCAATTATCCCCTGCATGAGATCTGTATTGATACCCACCTTGTAAAATAAATAAAAACCACAGAATCACTCCTGTGGTTTTTATTTTTAGATGATGCCTCTTGATTTTAATAAGGCCGTGATATCGGGCTTTCTGCCCATAAATTTTTCAAATAGTGCCATCGGCTCATCCGACCCACCTTGGGACAAGATGACATCCACGAAATCCTGCCCTGTCTTGCGGTTGAACAACCCTTCTCTTTCAAATCGGGTAAAGCCATCACTGGCAAGCACTTCAGACCATAGGTAGCTATAATAGCCCGCCGAATAGCCACCTGAGAAAATATGATTAAAGCTATGCCCCGTACGAATCCACTCAGGGTCATTCATCACAGAGATATTCTGACGAATGTCTTCGCGAATTCTTGCAATCGCGCCGTGATCGCCCGCCTGATATTCAGAATGTAACCTAAAATCAAACAAGCCAAATTCAAGCTGACGAACGATATTGGTCGCTGATTGATAATTCTTGGCCTCAAGCATCTTATCAATGATGTCTTTTGGCAGCGATTCGCCCGTTTGGTAATGCTTAGAAATAAGCGCAAGCGTATCTACATCCCACGTCCAATTCTCAAGCATCTGACTGGGAAATTCCACCGCATCCCACGCCACGCCATTAATGCCTGACACCGCCTGCATATCAACCTTAGTCAGCATATGATGCAACCCATGCCCAAACTCATGGAACAATGTCTCCACTTCGCCATGCAACAGTAGCGCCGGCTTATCATCGCTGGCACCGCCAAAATTACATACAAGCATCGAGACTGGCAGTTGAATCTCGCCATCGCTCGTCTTATAGCGCCCAATCACACTGCTGTGCCAAGCGCCACTTCGCTTATTCTCACGCGTAAATAAATCCAAATAAAAAGACGCAACGTGCTTACCACCCTTGAATAATTCAAAGAACCTCACACCCTCATGGATGACAGGCACACTCGTCTTTTCACGCACACGCACACCAAACAGACGCTCGGTCAGCTCAAACATGCCCGACAGCACCTGATCAACAGGGAAATACACTCTTAGTGCCTCCCTGTCAATGCTGTAGCGTTCTTGTTTTAACTTCTCAGACAGATAAGCAAAATCCCAAGGCATCAGCGTGTCAGATTCTGCCAACAGTCCATTTTGTTTGGCGTATGCTTCTAATTCTTTGACTTCTGCTTTGGATTTGTCATGTGTTTTTGCCAATAAATCATTTAAGAACTCTAACACTTGTGCTGGGCTTTCTGCCATTTTTTTGGCAAGCGAATATTCGGCATGCGAATTAAATCCTAAAAGCTTGGCGCGTTCTAGTCTTAGTTCTGCCAGCTCATTCATGATGGGTGTATTGTCCCACTTGCCGGCATTAGGTCCTTGATCGGATGCGCGAGTGCGATACGCCTCGAACATTTGTCGTCTTAATGCTCGATCATCAGCATAGGTGACGATGGCGGCATAGCTTGGATAGTCGAGTCCGAAGCAATAACCCGCGACACCCTTCGACTCGGCTGCCTTCTTAGCACTTGCCAAGGCGATGTCACCAAGGCCTGCCAGTCTTGATTCATCATCAATGACAATCTCAAAACCCATCTCGGCATCCAGCACATTATTACCAAACTGCGTGCTAAGCTCGGAGAGTCTGGCGGAGACTTTGGCGTAACGCTCAGCAGCCTCACCTTCTAAAGTCACGCCCGACAACTTAAAATCAAGCAATGCATTATCAATCGCCTTTTTTTGAGCCTTGGAATAAGAGGCGTACTCTTTGCCCTGTTTTAGCTTATTAAAGGCATCATAAAGCGGTCGATACATCCCAAACCACGTATCAAACTCCGTCAAACTTTGCTTAGCTTCATTGAATACAGCACGCAGCGCGTCGGAACTTTTTAGCGAATGCAGCTGGCTGACCGCTGACCATGCACGCTCAAGCTTATTCTGCGCGTCTTCTAGCGGCGCATAGAAATTCTGCCAAGTGATGACGTCTTGCGCTGTTAATGTCTTAACGGCATTGGTGTTATATTCAATCAGATAGGTAATGGCAGGCTTGATGTGTTCAGGCGTGATCCTTGGGAAATCGGGCAAATTATGAAAGTCCAGCAAAGGATTACCCTGTAATGACTCGCTTAGCACAAGTGGTACAGAATTAGCCATACCAAACTTAGGCAAACTCATGGTAAGTGCAGTCCCCAATCCAAACTGCAAAAAACGACGGCGCTCCATATACTCTCCTTATAAATTCTAATCAGTGAATGAATCTAGTTAGCTTATGCAAACTTCGCCATCAAGTCAAGCCATTAATAAAAACACCGCCCATCATAGGCGGTGCGGTATGCTACAAGTTATTATATGCCGCGGCAGTTAGCATAATAAGTTACGCTGGCTGGCCAATCCGAAAAGATGCCCTTGACCCCAACCTCTCTATACAGCACATCGATCAATCGATACATGTCACCATCGTTATTTATGATGTCTTGGATGCCTGTATAGTACCAGCCACCGCCAGATGATAGCGGATATGAACGCTCAACCGTCCACGTCACAAGTCCAAAACCGTTCGCTTTGGCTTGTCTTGCAAATTCGCTCATCCGTAATTCACCGCCTTTATTGGTGACCAGCATCCACGTGGCAGGCGCAAGGTTTTGAATGCCTTTTTGTTTCAATTGTGCCAAATCATATTTCCAAGTGACAGGATTCTGCGGATCGAAATTCTTGCCATCTTTGGCACTATTGGCATCCTCCATCAAAAACACCGCCGTCTTGGCATAATCAGGATAATGCTCAATCCAATAAGTCAAATCATCAATATTAAATGACTGCACGCTGCTGTCATTCGCATGATAGCCTGCTTTCTTTAATGCCTTAATCAGATCCGCCCGATAATCATCATAAGTATAACCTTGATGCGGAATCACGGTTGGCTGCTTAAGTTCTGGCGTGACTTTTACGCCCATTTTCTTATAAAGTGCCAATGCTTCATCTAGGCTCATCAGCGTCGCATTTTGAGAATACAGATCTGTACGGAAAGCAGGCGTTGCATTTACGTACTCATCTACAGTGCGCGCCTTAGGATTGGCGGCATCTTGTTTACCTTTTAAGGTCTTAAATTCTGCCAATGTGATGTCGGAAGTTAGGCATTTGGCAGAAGCTTCCTTGATGAGCTTACCTGATGCGCCAAACTGGGCAGGCGTGAAATTCTGGGTGCATTTATTAGCAAGCGGAGTTTGCAAGATGTTCGTCGTGGTATGCAAATCAGCATCAGAATGACGACAGACCAGCTGGTGATCCTTGGTAAAGGCAACATCGCATTCTTGGATGCCTGCGCCTTGTCTGTTAGCGGCGATGTAGCTTTCGGCAGTATGTTCAGCGAACTGCAATGGAGCACCACGATGCGCGATTGAAAATTCTGTGCGTTTTGGCGTTTGGGCTTGGCAGCTTTTTAATTCTTGCTTTAATTTACCCTCATCCATGTCATCCAATAGATAAAAAGGCCTAGCACCGTAGCTAATGACAGGCTTGGCAAGTTCATCGCGAGCACCGTGAATTGGTGTGGATTTCGGCATCGATTGACACGCCATCATCAGCGGCAAAATGGCAAAAATACCCATACAAGAAAGCTTTTTAGAAAGCTGTTTTGAAGATTTCATAAATGACTCCATAAAAAACGTGAAGCCATCTTAATAAATATTTATGACAATTTAATAACAACACTTAAAACCACAAACCCCCCACCATCTCTGGCAGGGGGTTTTGACTTTGGTAAGTCGTTTGGCTTGTTTGCTGTTAAGACAATCTTATTAGATTAGTTCTTAACGTTAGCAACAACACCAGCACCTACGGTACGGCCACCTTCACGGATCGCGAAGCGTAGACCTTTGTCCATGGCGATTGGGTGGATAAGCTCAACGCTCATCTCAACGTTGTCACCAGGCATAACCATTTCAGTACCTTCTTGTAGAGTGATGGCACCAGTTACGTCAGTAGTACGGAAGTAGAACTGTGGACGATAGCCGTTTAGGAATGGCGTGTGACGACCACCTTCTTCTTTTGACAGTACGTATACTTCTGCGTCAAATTGGGTGTGCGGAGTGATTGAACCTGGCTTAGCAAGTACTTGACCACGTTGAACTTCTTCACGCTTAGTACCACGTAGTAGAATACCACAGTTCTCACCAGCACGGCCTTCGTCTAGAAGCTTACGGAACATCTCAACACCAGTACAGGTAGTCTTAGCAGTGTCTTTGATACCAACGATTTCAACTTCGTCACCAACTTTGATGATACCAGACTCAACACGGCCAGTTACAACAGTACCACGACCAGAGATTGAGAATACGTCTTCGATTGGCATTAGGAATGGACGATCGATGTCACGCTCTGGCTCAGGGATGTAGCTATCTAGAGTGCTTAGTAGCTCTAGGATAGCTGGCTCGCCATATTGACCTTGGTCGCCATTTAGACCTAGTAGTGCAGAACCTTTGATGATAGGAGTGTCATCACCAGGGAAGTCGTAGTCAGATAGAAGTTCACGCACTTCCATTTCTACTAGCTCTAGTAGTTCTTCATCATCTACTAGGTCGCACTTGTTCATGAATACCATGATGTAAGGTACGCCAACCTGACGAGATAGAAGGATGTGCTCACGAGTTTGTGGCATTGGGCCGTCAGTAGCTGCTACAACTAGGATAGCGCCGTCCATCTGTGCCGCACCAGTAATCATGTTTTTAACATAGTCGGCGTGGCCTGGGCAGTCTACGTGCGCGTAGTGACGTGCTTCAGTGTCATACTCGATGTGAGAGGTATTAATGGTAATACCACGTGCTTTTTCTTCTGGTGCTGAGTCAATTGCAGCGTAGTCCTTTGCTTCACCGCCGTGGTGCTTAGCAGCAACAGTTGCGATGGCAGCAGTCAATGTGGTTTTGCCGTGGTCAACGTGACCGATGGTACCAACGTTTACGTGTGGTTTGTTACGTTCGAACTTGGCTTTGGCCATGATACTATTCCTTTTAGAATGGTCTTAATCTGATTGATATAAGACAATTTAAACAATAAAAATTTAAATCTGCTACATTGATTGCAAGACATTCAAATAATGCTTGCAATCAAGTATTGTTAGATGAACAGATGAGTAAATTACTCGTCGTCGTCTTTAGCAGTGAACTTCTTGATGATCTCATCAGCAACGTTCTTCGGAGTCTCTTGGTATTTTGCGAATTCCATAGAGTAAGTCGCACGACCTTGAGACATAGAACGCATTTGGGTAGCATAACCGAACATCTCAGCAAGCGGTACTTCAGCGCGGATGGCTTTGGTGCCGCCAGGTAGATCGTCCATACCTTGAACCATACCACGACGACGGTTCAAGTCGCCCATGATATCGCCCATGTAGTCTTCTGGAGTCTCAACTTCTACCTTCATGATAGGCTCAAGCAATGCTGGAGAGGCTTGCATAAAGCCTTTCTTGAATGCCATAGAACCTGCCATTTTGAACGATAGTTCGTCAGAGTCAACGTCATGGTATGAACCATCATATAGAGTTGCTTTAACGTTAACTACTGGGTAGCCTGCTAGAACGCCGTTTTTCATACGCTCTTGGATACCTTTGTCTACTGCAGCGTGGTATTCTTTAGGTACAACACCGCCCACGATTTCTTCAGCAAATTCGTATTCCACTTCACCTTCAGGATCAAGCGGCTCAAGACGTAGCCAAACGTGACCGAACTTACCACGACCACCAGTTTGACGAACGAATTTACCTTCAACTTCAACAGTTTGACGGATCGTTTCACGGTATGCAACTTGAGGAGCACCGATGTTCGCTTCAACGTTAAATTCACGCTTCATGCGGTCAACGATAATGTCAAGGTGTAGCTCACCCATACCAGAGATGATGGTTTGACCTGATTCTTCATCGGTGCGTACACGGAATGAAGGGTCTTCTTTAGCCAGACGGCCTAGAGCGATAGACATCTTCTCTTGGTCAGCTTTGGTTTTTGGTTCAACCGCTAGGCTGATAACTGGATCTGGGAATTCCATGCGCTCAAGGGTGATAACATTGTCATTATCACATAGTGTATCACCAGTAGTTACGTCTTTTAGACCTACGAATGCTACGATGTCACCAGCACGGGCTTCGCTCACCTCTTCTTGTGAGTTAGCGTGCATCTCAACGATACGACCGATGCGCTCACGCTTCATCTTAACAGGGTTATATACGCTGTCACCTTGCTGAGCAACACCAGAATAGATACGTACATAAGTCAAGTTACCAACGTACTTATCGTTTTGAATTTTGAATGCCAAACCAGCAAATGGTTCATCATCAGAAGACTCACGAGTACCTTCGGTTTCATCTTTGTCATCTAGGATACCACGGATGGCTTCAACGTCATTTGGCGCAGGTAGGAATTCGATCACCGCGTCAAGCATACGCTGTACGCCTTTGTTTTTGAAGGCAGTACCACATAGCATTGGTTGGATTTCACATGCTAGTGTACGAGTACGAAGACCAGCTACGATGTCTTCACGAGACAGATCGCCTTCTTCTAGGTACTTGTCCATCAGCTCTTCTGAGCTTTCAGCTGCTGCTTCAACCATGTTGTTGCGCCATTCTTTAGCAACATCAACCAGGTCGGCAGGAATTTCGCCGTATTCAAACTTCATGCCTTGAGATTCTACATCCCAGATGATAGATTTCATCTCAAGCAGGTCAACAACACCTTCAAAGTTATCTTCAGCACCGATTGGCACAACTACAGGTACAGGGTTACCACCTAGACGAGTTTTTACTTGCTCAACTACGCGGAAGAAGTTCGCACCAGTACGGTCCATTTTGTTGACGAACGCAAGACGTGGCACTTTATATTTGTTAGCTTGACGCCATACAGTTTCTGACTGAGGCTGTACACCGCCAACCGCACAGTAAACCATACACGCACCGTCTAATACACGCATAGAACGTTCAACTTCGATGGTGAAGTCAACGTGGCCGGGGGTGTCAATTAGGTTGATGCGATGCTCTGGGAATTGATTAGACATACCTGACCAAAAGCAAGTGGTTGCTGCTGATGCGATGGTAATACCACGCTCTTGCTCTTGCTCCATCCAGTCCATGGTGGCAGCACCTTCGTGCACTTCACCTAGTTTGTGGTTCTTACCTGTGTAGAACAAAATACGCTCAGATGTGGTGGTTTTACCAGCATCGATGTGCGCAGAGATACCGATGTTACGATATCTGTTTAGGGGGGTTTTACGTGCCATAATTTTTCCTAGAAAAATTCTGATTAATTGGGTGTCTGATGGATAATATTAATCAACATTCATGACCAAAACATGACAATCAGACTTATATGGGCTGACTTGGATGATAAGGCATCATCCAAGTCAATGCACCTGTTATTAAGAAATGCTTGACAGCACTTCTTAAATTAGAAGCGGAAGTGCGAGAAAGCTTTGTTCGCATCAGCCATACGGTGAACATCATCACGTTTCTTGATGGCAGCGCCTTTACCTTCTGCTGCATCGTTTAGCTCACCAGCTAGACGTAGAGCCATTGATTTTTCAGAGCGCTTAGCAGCGGCGTCAGCCAACCAACGCATTGCTAGGGCAGTACGACGGGAGGGACGTACTTCCATAGGTACTTGGTAGGTAGCACCACCAACACGGCGAGCTTTAACTTCCACCGTTGGGCGAACGCTTTCTAGCACTTCTTCAAAGAATGCAACTGGATCTTCAACGTTGCGCTTAGCAGCAACAGTTTCTAGTGCGCCGTAAACGATTTTTTCAGCGACTGATTTTTTACCATCAACCATTACGTGGTTGATGAATTTTGCAATGGTTTGGCTGCCGAATTTAGGATCTGGTAGGATTTCACGGGCAGCGACGACACGACGTCTTGGCATAATAGTTTCCTTATATCTTCAGGATAATCTGGTATAAAAGCTAGCTTAACCAGCCTTACTGCATATGTGGGTTTGACACACCAAACCCTAAAATACGCAAATGATGTCTTTAGGCTTATGCCTTAGGACGCTTAGCACCGTACTTAGAACGGCCTTGTTTACGATCTTTCACGCCTGCACAGTCAAGTGCGCCACGCACGGTGTGATAACGAACACCTGGAAGGTCTTTTACACGACCACCACGGATCAATACAACACTGTGCTCTTGAAGGTTGTGACCTTCACCGCCGATGTAGCTAGATACTTCGTAGCCAGAAGTTAGACGTACACGGCACACTTTACGCATGGCTGAGTTAGGTTTTTTTGGAGTCGTAGTATATACACGAGTACAAACACCGCGACGTTGTGGGCAGGCTTGTAGTGCAGGTACTTTCGACTTTTCAGTAATGGTCTTACGACCTTTACGGATAAGTTGGTTTGTAGTTGCCATTGGCAATTTCTCCCGTTATTAACAATATGGCTATTTTTTATGTAATAGCCGACTATCCCCCTTTGGGGGCACTATATTATAGAGTCAAAGTCAAAAAAATTCAAGCACAAGCAAAAAATAACTTAGCTCATGCTTGAATATCATCAGTGATAACCAGCTTATGACAGCTGATAAGGCAATTTACTCATTTTTATCAGCGGGTTTTTCATTGAC
Proteins encoded:
- a CDS encoding glycerophosphodiester phosphodiesterase family protein; this translates as MKSSKQLSKKLSCMGIFAILPLMMACQSMPKSTPIHGARDELAKPVISYGARPFYLLDDMDEGKLKQELKSCQAQTPKRTEFSIAHRGAPLQFAEHTAESYIAANRQGAGIQECDVAFTKDHQLVCRHSDADLHTTTNILQTPLANKCTQNFTPAQFGASGKLIKEASAKCLTSDITLAEFKTLKGKQDAANPKARTVDEYVNATPAFRTDLYSQNATLMSLDEALALYKKMGVKVTPELKQPTVIPHQGYTYDDYRADLIKALKKAGYHANDSSVQSFNIDDLTYWIEHYPDYAKTAVFLMEDANSAKDGKNFDPQNPVTWKYDLAQLKQKGIQNLAPATWMLVTNKGGELRMSEFARQAKANGFGLVTWTVERSYPLSSGGGWYYTGIQDIINNDGDMYRLIDVLYREVGVKGIFSDWPASVTYYANCRGI
- the tuf gene encoding elongation factor Tu, yielding MAKAKFERNKPHVNVGTIGHVDHGKTTLTAAIATVAAKHHGGEAKDYAAIDSAPEEKARGITINTSHIEYDTEARHYAHVDCPGHADYVKNMITGAAQMDGAILVVAATDGPMPQTREHILLSRQVGVPYIMVFMNKCDLVDDEELLELVEMEVRELLSDYDFPGDDTPIIKGSALLGLNGDQGQYGEPAILELLSTLDSYIPEPERDIDRPFLMPIEDVFSISGRGTVVTGRVESGIIKVGDEVEIVGIKDTAKTTCTGVEMFRKLLDEGRAGENCGILLRGTKREEVQRGQVLAKPGSITPHTQFDAEVYVLSKEEGGRHTPFLNGYRPQFYFRTTDVTGAITLQEGTEMVMPGDNVEMSVELIHPIAMDKGLRFAIREGGRTVGAGVVANVKN
- the fusA gene encoding elongation factor G, which translates into the protein MARKTPLNRYRNIGISAHIDAGKTTTSERILFYTGKNHKLGEVHEGAATMDWMEQEQERGITIASAATTCFWSGMSNQFPEHRINLIDTPGHVDFTIEVERSMRVLDGACMVYCAVGGVQPQSETVWRQANKYKVPRLAFVNKMDRTGANFFRVVEQVKTRLGGNPVPVVVPIGAEDNFEGVVDLLEMKSIIWDVESQGMKFEYGEIPADLVDVAKEWRNNMVEAAAESSEELMDKYLEEGDLSREDIVAGLRTRTLACEIQPMLCGTAFKNKGVQRMLDAVIEFLPAPNDVEAIRGILDDKDETEGTRESSDDEPFAGLAFKIQNDKYVGNLTYVRIYSGVAQQGDSVYNPVKMKRERIGRIVEMHANSQEEVSEARAGDIVAFVGLKDVTTGDTLCDNDNVITLERMEFPDPVISLAVEPKTKADQEKMSIALGRLAKEDPSFRVRTDEESGQTIISGMGELHLDIIVDRMKREFNVEANIGAPQVAYRETIRQTVEVEGKFVRQTGGRGKFGHVWLRLEPLDPEGEVEYEFAEEIVGGVVPKEYHAAVDKGIQERMKNGVLAGYPVVNVKATLYDGSYHDVDSDELSFKMAGSMAFKKGFMQASPALLEPIMKVEVETPEDYMGDIMGDLNRRRGMVQGMDDLPGGTKAIRAEVPLAEMFGYATQMRSMSQGRATYSMEFAKYQETPKNVADEIIKKFTAKDDDE
- the rpsG gene encoding 30S ribosomal protein S7, yielding MPRRRVVAAREILPDPKFGSQTIAKFINHVMVDGKKSVAEKIVYGALETVAAKRNVEDPVAFFEEVLESVRPTVEVKARRVGGATYQVPMEVRPSRRTALAMRWLADAAAKRSEKSMALRLAGELNDAAEGKGAAIKKRDDVHRMADANKAFSHFRF
- the rpsL gene encoding 30S ribosomal protein S12, which encodes MATTNQLIRKGRKTITEKSKVPALQACPQRRGVCTRVYTTTPKKPNSAMRKVCRVRLTSGYEVSSYIGGEGHNLQEHSVVLIRGGRVKDLPGVRYHTVRGALDCAGVKDRKQGRSKYGAKRPKA